One part of the Streptomyces sp. NBC_00286 genome encodes these proteins:
- a CDS encoding flavin-containing monooxygenase, with protein sequence MAEREDADVRHVRVAVVGSGFGGLGAAVRLRREGITDFVVLERAGSVGGTWRDNSYPGCCCDVPSHLYSFSFAPNPDWPRAFSGQEHIRAYLEHVTDVFRLRPHLRFNSEVKKMTWDGERLRWEIETSSGNLTADVVVSATGPLSEPRIPDIPGLDTFPGKVFHSARWDHDYDLRGKRVAVVGTGASAIQIVPAIQPEVSRLTLFQRTPPWVLPRVDRAISGAERFVHRQLPFTAKARRGLLWGIRELQVQAFTKHPGELGLVEQFAKLHMARAIKDPALRAKLTPGYRIGCKRILLSSDYYPALARPNVDIVASGLAEIQGSTVVAADGSRTEADAIVFGTGFHVTDLPIAERVVGADGRTLAEAWANGMQSLRGASAAGFPNWMSIIGPNTGLGNNSMILMIESQLTYMADYLRQLDVLGGPVALDARPGAVSAWNDRVQERMKRTVWSTGGCTSWYLDANGRNTTIWPGTTTEFRSATRRVNLGEYEVLREPRTRTDDIRGEQKVEAGA encoded by the coding sequence ATGGCCGAGCGCGAAGATGCGGACGTGCGGCATGTGCGCGTGGCGGTGGTCGGGTCCGGGTTCGGTGGGCTCGGGGCCGCCGTGCGGCTGCGGCGGGAAGGGATCACCGACTTCGTCGTACTCGAACGGGCCGGCAGCGTCGGCGGCACCTGGCGGGACAACAGCTATCCCGGCTGCTGCTGCGACGTACCGTCCCACCTGTACTCGTTCTCCTTCGCCCCCAACCCGGACTGGCCACGCGCCTTTTCGGGGCAGGAGCACATCCGCGCGTACCTGGAGCATGTGACGGATGTCTTCCGGCTCCGCCCCCACCTCCGCTTCAACTCCGAGGTGAAGAAGATGACTTGGGACGGCGAGCGGCTGCGCTGGGAGATCGAGACCAGCAGCGGCAACCTCACCGCCGATGTCGTCGTCTCCGCCACCGGGCCGCTCTCCGAACCCCGGATCCCGGACATCCCCGGGCTCGACACCTTCCCCGGCAAGGTCTTCCACTCGGCCCGCTGGGATCACGACTACGACCTGCGCGGCAAGCGGGTCGCGGTCGTCGGTACGGGCGCCTCCGCCATCCAGATCGTGCCCGCGATCCAGCCCGAGGTCTCCCGGCTCACCCTCTTCCAGCGCACCCCGCCATGGGTGCTGCCGCGCGTCGACCGGGCGATCAGCGGCGCCGAGCGCTTCGTGCACCGGCAGTTGCCGTTCACCGCGAAGGCCCGGCGCGGACTCCTGTGGGGCATCCGGGAGTTGCAGGTCCAGGCGTTCACCAAGCACCCGGGCGAGCTCGGCCTGGTCGAGCAGTTCGCGAAGCTGCACATGGCCCGCGCCATCAAGGACCCTGCGTTGCGGGCCAAGTTGACCCCCGGCTACCGCATCGGCTGCAAACGCATCCTGCTGTCCAGCGACTACTACCCGGCGCTCGCCCGGCCCAATGTGGACATCGTCGCCTCCGGGCTCGCGGAGATCCAGGGCAGCACCGTCGTCGCCGCCGACGGCAGCCGCACCGAGGCCGACGCGATCGTCTTCGGTACGGGCTTCCATGTCACCGACCTGCCGATCGCCGAACGCGTCGTGGGCGCGGACGGCCGCACCCTCGCCGAGGCCTGGGCGAACGGCATGCAGTCGCTGCGCGGTGCGAGCGCCGCCGGGTTCCCCAACTGGATGTCGATCATCGGCCCGAACACGGGTCTCGGGAACAACTCCATGATCCTGATGATCGAGTCCCAGCTGACCTATATGGCCGACTATCTGCGGCAGTTGGACGTCCTCGGCGGACCGGTCGCCCTGGACGCCCGCCCGGGTGCCGTCAGCGCCTGGAACGACCGGGTCCAGGAGCGCATGAAGCGCACGGTGTGGAGCACGGGCGGCTGCACCAGCTGGTATCTCGACGCGAACGGCCGCAACACGACCATCTGGCCCGGTACGACGACGGAGTTCCGCAGCGCGACACGACGCGTCAACCTGGGGGAGTACGAAGTACTCCGGGAGCCCCGGACCCGTACCGACGACATCCGAGGCGAGCAGAAGGTGGAGGCCGGCGCGTGA
- a CDS encoding alpha/beta fold hydrolase has protein sequence MSRLTHVKSGPYSPPVPVRELTAVSADGARLHVEVHGPDDGPAVVLVHGWTCSTAYWAAQVRDLAADHRVIAYDQRGHGRSPAHTTCTTDALADDLEAVLAATLEPGEKAVIVGHSMGGMTVIAASGRERLREHAAAVLLCSTGSSRLVTESLVVPLRAGRLRTWLTRRILGARAPLGPVTPIARRILKYATMGPGSAPEMVEACARIVHACPRRVRHAWSHVLDALELDHAVRELTMPTTVIVGTADRMTPAVHARAMAAALPDCAGLTELPGIGHMTPIEAPELVNGRIRELAAAHVRAGLKEGA, from the coding sequence GTGAGCCGACTGACGCATGTGAAGAGTGGTCCCTACTCCCCGCCCGTCCCCGTAAGGGAGTTGACCGCGGTCTCCGCCGACGGCGCCCGGTTGCACGTCGAGGTGCATGGCCCCGACGACGGGCCCGCCGTGGTGCTCGTACACGGCTGGACCTGCTCGACCGCCTACTGGGCCGCGCAGGTACGGGACCTCGCCGCCGACCACCGGGTCATCGCGTACGACCAGCGCGGACACGGCCGCAGTCCCGCGCACACCACGTGCACCACGGACGCGCTCGCCGACGACCTGGAGGCCGTACTCGCGGCCACCCTCGAACCGGGCGAGAAGGCCGTGATCGTGGGGCACTCCATGGGCGGGATGACGGTGATCGCCGCGTCCGGGAGAGAGCGGCTGAGGGAGCATGCGGCGGCCGTGCTGCTGTGCAGTACGGGCAGTTCGCGGCTGGTCACCGAGTCGCTGGTGGTGCCGCTGCGGGCCGGACGGCTGCGGACCTGGCTCACCCGGCGCATCCTGGGGGCGCGGGCACCGCTCGGGCCGGTCACGCCGATCGCCCGGCGGATCCTCAAGTACGCGACGATGGGCCCCGGTTCGGCCCCCGAGATGGTCGAGGCGTGTGCGCGCATCGTGCACGCGTGTCCGCGCCGGGTGCGGCACGCCTGGTCGCACGTACTGGACGCACTCGAACTCGACCACGCCGTACGGGAGTTGACCATGCCGACGACCGTGATCGTCGGCACGGCCGACCGGATGACACCCGCGGTCCACGCGCGTGCGATGGCCGCCGCGCTGCCCGACTGCGCCGGTCTCACCGAGCTGCCCGGCATCGGGCACATGACCCCCATCGAGGCGCCCGAGCTGGTCAACGGGCGGATCCGGGAACTCGCGGCCGCCCATGTGCGGGCCGGGTTGAAGGAGGGCGCATGA
- a CDS encoding TetR/AcrR family transcriptional regulator has product MAEAATVRRSRITPEREAELYGAVLDLLREVGYDALTMDAVAARTRSSKATLYRQWGGKAELVAKALRHHKRIDPAEIDTGSLRGDFHAMAVREDDCSMEQDTALMRSLVMAVHNSPELLQEFREWLIEPEMAEINKVLQRAVERGEIRADNPAIEYVLHMMLGAFVARNLIDGLPPTQEFLLSYVNAVVLPALGA; this is encoded by the coding sequence ATGGCTGAAGCCGCGACGGTGCGCCGCAGTCGGATCACGCCCGAGCGGGAGGCCGAGCTGTACGGGGCCGTGCTCGACCTGCTCCGGGAAGTCGGCTACGACGCCCTGACCATGGACGCCGTGGCCGCCCGCACCCGGTCCAGCAAGGCGACGCTCTACCGCCAGTGGGGCGGCAAGGCCGAGCTGGTGGCCAAGGCGCTCCGGCATCACAAGCGGATCGACCCGGCCGAGATCGACACCGGGTCCCTGCGGGGCGACTTCCACGCCATGGCGGTGCGTGAGGACGACTGCTCCATGGAGCAGGACACCGCGCTGATGCGGAGCCTGGTCATGGCGGTCCACAACAGCCCCGAACTCCTTCAGGAGTTCAGGGAATGGCTCATCGAGCCCGAGATGGCCGAGATCAACAAGGTGCTGCAGCGTGCCGTCGAACGGGGTGAGATCCGTGCGGACAACCCCGCGATCGAATACGTACTGCACATGATGCTCGGCGCCTTCGTCGCCCGGAACCTGATCGACGGACTGCCGCCGACCCAGGAGTTCCTCCTTTCGTACGTCAACGCCGTGGTCCTCCCCGCCCTCGGCGCCTGA
- a CDS encoding MerR family transcriptional regulator, with product MEELAKEAGITVRTLRFYRERKLLPPPRREGRIAWYDDDHLARLRTISALLERGHTLSGIAELAEAFDNGRGVGELLGLGAPTEEVPVRLSPEELADAFGDQATSENLAAALDLGYLATDGTDLVHISRRLLDVSAALVREGIPLAEVLRTGRRVREHADALAELFTGLALTRGASPADLERLRPLAKSVVEAELSMALDRRVREAEQRPPGA from the coding sequence ATGGAGGAGCTGGCCAAGGAGGCCGGCATTACGGTGCGCACCCTGCGCTTCTACCGCGAGCGCAAACTCCTTCCGCCGCCCCGCCGCGAGGGACGCATCGCCTGGTACGACGACGACCACCTGGCCCGCCTGCGCACGATCTCGGCACTCCTGGAACGCGGCCACACCCTCAGCGGCATCGCCGAACTGGCCGAAGCCTTCGACAACGGCCGCGGCGTAGGCGAACTGCTCGGCCTGGGCGCCCCCACCGAGGAAGTCCCGGTCCGCCTCTCCCCCGAGGAACTGGCCGACGCCTTCGGTGACCAAGCCACCTCCGAGAACCTCGCCGCCGCCCTGGACCTCGGCTACCTCGCCACAGACGGCACCGACCTGGTCCACATCAGCCGCCGCCTGCTGGACGTCTCGGCGGCCCTGGTACGCGAGGGCATCCCCCTCGCGGAGGTCCTACGGACCGGCCGCCGCGTACGCGAACACGCGGACGCCCTGGCCGAGTTGTTCACCGGCCTCGCTCTCACACGGGGCGCGTCCCCGGCCGACCTGGAGCGCTTGCGGCCGCTCGCGAAGAGCGTGGTGGAGGCGGAGTTGTCGATGGCGCTGGACCGGCGGGTGCGGGAGGCCGAGCAGCGGCCTCCGGGGGCCTAA
- a CDS encoding MMPL family transporter: MATFLYKLGRLAFRRRHFVALIWVALLTLAGVGAASAPAAGSTSFSIPGVEAQKAFDLLEQRFPGASADGGTGRIVFKAPEGQKMTDADNKATVEKTVRELGDGAEVVSVTDPFTTNAVSKDGTVAYTSVTYDAPGMELKDSTRDALEAAADEAQATGLTVDVGGDALQAAAEPGAIGEVIGLAIAAVVLVLTLGSLVAAGLPLLTAIIGVGIGVATITALANALDLGDTTSTLALMIGLAVGIDYALFIVSRYRGELADGRDGEEAAGRATGTAGSAVVFAGLTVVIALAGLSVVGVPMLTKMGLAAAGTVVVAVLIALTMIPALLGYAGRKVRPVGEKRKRRGGEESEAPERSETPEKSQAQAKPGMGTRWASFVIRRPVAVLLLGVVGLGAIAVPATQLELGLPDDGSQPTSTTQRRAYDLLSEGFGPGFNGPLMIVVDAKESDDPKAAATTVTDGIKGLKDVVTVTPAAFNKAGDTATITVIPDSKPSSVQTEDLVHAIRDQGTDVKADTGARVLVTGTTAMNIDFSQKLTDALVPYLALVVGLAFALLIVIFRSILVPLKAALGFLLSVLAALGAVVAVFQWGWLGGLLGVEETGPIMSMMPIFMVGVVFGLAMDYEVFLVTRMREAYVHGESPSQAIVTGFRHSARVVAAAAVIMMAVFGGFISSSESMIKMIGFGLAIAVFFDAFVVRMAIVPAVLALLGKKAWWLPKWLDRALPNVDVEGEALRTHDADGPDGPKDQDEDRELVRV; this comes from the coding sequence GTGGCTACCTTCCTCTATAAACTCGGCCGACTCGCCTTCCGGCGACGGCACTTCGTCGCCCTGATATGGGTGGCGCTGCTGACGCTCGCGGGTGTCGGCGCGGCCAGCGCACCCGCCGCCGGATCCACCTCCTTCTCCATCCCCGGCGTCGAGGCCCAAAAGGCCTTCGACCTGCTGGAACAGCGCTTCCCTGGAGCCAGCGCCGACGGCGGGACCGGGCGCATCGTCTTCAAGGCGCCCGAGGGCCAGAAGATGACGGACGCCGACAACAAGGCGACCGTCGAGAAGACCGTCAGGGAACTGGGTGACGGCGCCGAAGTCGTCTCCGTCACCGACCCGTTCACGACGAACGCCGTGAGCAAGGACGGAACGGTCGCCTACACGTCGGTGACGTACGACGCCCCCGGCATGGAGCTGAAGGACTCGACCAGGGACGCCCTCGAGGCGGCCGCGGACGAGGCGCAGGCCACCGGGCTGACCGTCGACGTCGGAGGCGACGCCCTGCAGGCCGCGGCCGAGCCGGGGGCGATCGGCGAGGTCATCGGTCTCGCCATCGCCGCCGTCGTCCTCGTCCTCACCCTGGGCTCGCTGGTCGCGGCCGGACTGCCGCTGCTGACCGCGATCATCGGCGTCGGCATCGGCGTCGCCACCATCACCGCCCTCGCCAACGCGCTCGACCTCGGCGACACCACCTCCACGCTCGCGTTGATGATCGGCCTCGCGGTCGGTATCGACTACGCGCTGTTCATCGTCTCGCGCTACCGGGGCGAGCTGGCCGACGGCCGTGACGGCGAGGAGGCGGCAGGCCGGGCCACCGGCACCGCCGGCTCGGCGGTGGTCTTCGCGGGTCTCACGGTCGTGATCGCCCTGGCGGGCCTGTCGGTCGTCGGCGTCCCGATGCTGACCAAGATGGGCCTCGCGGCGGCGGGCACGGTCGTGGTGGCCGTCCTCATCGCGCTGACCATGATCCCGGCGCTGCTCGGGTACGCGGGCAGGAAGGTCCGGCCGGTGGGCGAGAAGCGCAAGCGGCGTGGCGGCGAGGAGTCCGAGGCACCCGAGAGGTCCGAGACACCCGAGAAGTCCCAGGCGCAGGCCAAGCCCGGCATGGGCACCCGTTGGGCGAGCTTCGTCATCCGCCGCCCGGTTGCCGTACTGCTGCTCGGCGTGGTCGGTCTGGGTGCCATCGCCGTCCCGGCCACCCAGCTGGAACTGGGCCTGCCCGACGACGGCTCGCAGCCGACGTCCACCACCCAGCGCCGGGCGTACGACCTGCTGTCGGAGGGCTTCGGCCCCGGCTTCAACGGCCCCCTGATGATCGTGGTCGACGCCAAGGAGAGCGACGACCCCAAGGCGGCGGCCACCACGGTCACCGACGGGATCAAGGGCCTCAAGGACGTCGTGACGGTGACCCCGGCGGCGTTCAACAAAGCCGGCGACACGGCGACGATCACCGTGATCCCGGACTCCAAGCCGTCCTCGGTACAGACCGAGGACCTGGTGCACGCCATCCGCGACCAGGGCACCGACGTCAAGGCCGACACGGGCGCGAGGGTCCTGGTCACCGGCACCACCGCGATGAACATCGACTTCTCGCAGAAGCTCACCGACGCGCTGGTCCCGTACCTGGCCCTGGTGGTCGGCCTCGCCTTCGCGCTCCTGATCGTGATCTTCCGCTCGATCCTGGTCCCGCTGAAGGCGGCCCTCGGCTTCCTGCTCAGCGTGCTCGCCGCGCTCGGTGCCGTGGTCGCGGTCTTCCAGTGGGGCTGGCTCGGCGGCCTGCTCGGCGTCGAGGAGACCGGTCCGATCATGTCGATGATGCCGATCTTCATGGTGGGCGTGGTCTTCGGTCTCGCGATGGACTACGAGGTGTTCCTCGTGACCCGAATGCGGGAGGCGTACGTCCACGGCGAGTCGCCGAGCCAGGCCATCGTGACCGGCTTCCGGCACAGTGCCCGGGTCGTGGCCGCCGCCGCGGTCATCATGATGGCCGTCTTCGGCGGCTTCATCAGCTCCAGCGAGTCGATGATCAAGATGATCGGCTTCGGCCTCGCGATCGCCGTCTTCTTCGACGCGTTCGTGGTCCGCATGGCCATCGTCCCGGCGGTGCTCGCCCTGCTCGGCAAGAAGGCCTGGTGGCTCCCGAAGTGGCTGGACCGCGCCCTGCCGAACGTCGACGTCGAGGGCGAGGCGCTCCGCACCCACGACGCCGACGGTCCGGACGGTCCGAAGGACCAGGACGAGGACCGGGAGTTGGTACGGGTCTGA
- a CDS encoding S41 family peptidase, with translation MSDKHKNQTAPGYLRFPHLSGERLCFVAEDDLWVAPLNGPGRAWRLTVDRTKVGHPRFSPDGRHIAYTNWRSLDPEIHLAPVDGGPATRLTYWGSPDTRVCGWNPDGDILAVASHGEPFAHFTWAYKLPVTGDPGGKLPWGPVSHIAVADVAGEHKTLLLTGTPPHEPASWKRYRGGATGRLWVHGQRILDDLDGHLDAPMFVGDRIAFLSDHEGVGNLYSCLHDGSDLRRHTDHDAFYARHASSDGTRVVYQCAGEVWIVDDLSADSSPRRLEVRLGGPRAGRRPYQVPAGQHVDGISVDETGRASAVVVRGSLYWLTHRDGPARTIADTPGVRVRLPEMLGSSGRLAYVTDAEGEDAVEIAYLPRATGTGTPRRLASGRLGRVLELVSDPQGERLAIASNDGRLLLIDATEEPEGGDVTELIQSVNGPVRDLSFSPDGTWLTWSHPGIGRSLRQIKIARIEGPKAEGPGAHTIVDVTNGRFEDEGPVFTRDGRFLAFLSWRGFDPVYDVHTGDLSFPLGCRPYIVPLSSATPSPFALTPEGRPAAGGLDVDEDETGDGAAVTVETEGLANRVTPFPVPASKYSALYPVAGGGLVWLRWPISGALGETFVNPADTSGRPTLEYFNISKAKKSELVDHLDWFAVSGDGSRLVVVDEGDLRAVPSTESGDLDTTVWIDSRRIVHHVDPAAEWRQSYEEAGRLIRAYFWEPKMCGIDWDAVLDQYRPLVERVASPDEFADLLREVLGELGTSHAYVTPARRNEGPPHYQRAQGLLGANFLRKDGSWAIRRILPGESSDSRARSPLAGTGIREGAVLTHVDGRPVDPVAGPYPLLAGAGGTTVELTFASADGEGHARRVAVVPLIDERPLRYQDWVAKRREVVRELSHGKCGYLHIPDMGGSGWAQFNRDLRMEMSRPALIVDVRGNAGGHISELVVEKLTRTILGWDVTRNAQPVSYTSNAPRGPVVALADESTSSDGDMITAAFKLLKLGPVVGQRTWGGVVGMTGRHRLGDGTTITVPMNAAWFDAYGWSVENHGVSPDLPILRTPLDWAEGRHAQLSDAVHLALNLLTDHPAATPPDHHHIPDRTRPNLPPR, from the coding sequence GTGAGCGACAAGCACAAGAACCAAACCGCCCCCGGCTACCTCCGCTTCCCCCACCTAAGCGGCGAGCGCCTGTGCTTCGTCGCCGAGGACGACCTCTGGGTCGCCCCCCTCAACGGCCCCGGCCGAGCCTGGCGCCTCACCGTCGACCGTACGAAGGTCGGCCACCCACGCTTCTCGCCCGACGGCCGGCACATCGCGTACACGAACTGGCGCAGCCTCGACCCGGAGATCCACCTCGCCCCGGTCGACGGCGGCCCCGCCACGCGCCTCACCTACTGGGGCAGCCCCGACACCCGCGTCTGCGGCTGGAACCCCGACGGCGACATCCTCGCCGTCGCCTCCCACGGCGAGCCCTTCGCCCACTTCACCTGGGCCTACAAGCTCCCGGTCACCGGCGACCCCGGCGGCAAGCTCCCCTGGGGCCCGGTCTCGCACATCGCGGTCGCCGACGTCGCCGGCGAGCACAAGACGCTGCTGCTCACCGGCACGCCCCCGCACGAGCCCGCCTCCTGGAAGCGCTACCGCGGCGGCGCCACCGGACGCCTCTGGGTGCACGGGCAGCGCATCCTCGACGACCTCGACGGGCACTTGGACGCGCCCATGTTCGTCGGCGACCGCATCGCCTTCCTCTCCGACCACGAGGGCGTCGGCAACCTCTACTCCTGCCTGCACGACGGCTCCGACCTGCGCCGTCACACCGACCACGACGCCTTCTACGCCCGCCACGCATCCAGCGACGGCACCCGCGTCGTCTACCAGTGCGCGGGCGAGGTGTGGATCGTCGACGACCTGTCCGCCGACTCGAGCCCCCGCCGCCTCGAGGTGCGCCTCGGCGGGCCGCGGGCCGGGCGCCGCCCCTACCAGGTACCGGCCGGCCAGCACGTCGACGGAATCTCCGTGGACGAGACGGGCCGGGCCAGCGCCGTTGTCGTACGCGGCAGCCTGTACTGGCTCACCCACCGCGACGGCCCGGCGCGCACCATCGCGGACACTCCGGGCGTACGCGTACGGCTGCCGGAGATGCTCGGCTCGAGCGGGCGGCTCGCTTATGTGACCGACGCGGAGGGCGAGGACGCCGTCGAGATCGCGTACCTGCCGCGCGCGACCGGCACCGGCACACCGCGCCGACTCGCCTCCGGCCGCCTTGGCCGCGTACTGGAACTCGTCTCGGATCCACAGGGGGAACGGCTCGCGATCGCGTCCAACGACGGACGGCTGCTGCTCATCGACGCCACCGAGGAACCGGAAGGCGGCGACGTCACCGAGCTGATCCAGTCCGTCAACGGGCCCGTACGCGACCTCTCCTTCTCCCCCGACGGCACCTGGCTGACCTGGTCGCACCCGGGCATCGGCCGGTCCCTGCGCCAGATCAAGATCGCGCGGATCGAGGGGCCGAAAGCCGAAGGTCCGGGAGCACACACGATCGTCGACGTCACCAACGGCCGCTTCGAGGACGAGGGACCGGTGTTCACGCGGGACGGCCGCTTCCTCGCCTTCCTGTCCTGGCGCGGCTTCGACCCGGTGTACGACGTGCACACCGGCGACCTGTCCTTCCCGCTGGGCTGCCGCCCGTACATCGTTCCGTTGTCGTCCGCGACGCCCTCCCCCTTCGCGCTGACCCCCGAGGGACGCCCGGCCGCGGGCGGTCTGGATGTAGATGAGGACGAAACCGGCGACGGCGCCGCGGTCACGGTCGAGACCGAGGGATTGGCGAACCGCGTGACGCCGTTCCCGGTGCCCGCCTCCAAGTACTCGGCGCTGTACCCGGTCGCCGGCGGCGGCCTGGTCTGGCTGCGCTGGCCGATCTCCGGCGCGCTCGGCGAGACCTTCGTCAACCCGGCCGACACCTCCGGGCGGCCGACGCTGGAGTACTTCAACATCAGCAAGGCGAAGAAGTCCGAACTCGTCGATCACCTCGACTGGTTCGCGGTCAGCGGCGACGGCTCGCGGCTCGTCGTCGTCGACGAGGGCGATCTGCGGGCCGTCCCCTCCACCGAGTCCGGCGACCTCGACACGACCGTGTGGATCGACTCGCGGCGCATCGTGCACCACGTCGACCCGGCCGCCGAGTGGCGTCAGTCGTACGAGGAGGCGGGCCGCCTGATCCGCGCGTACTTCTGGGAGCCGAAGATGTGCGGCATCGACTGGGACGCGGTCCTCGACCAGTACCGGCCGCTGGTCGAACGCGTCGCCTCCCCCGACGAGTTCGCGGACCTGCTGCGCGAGGTCCTGGGCGAACTGGGTACCTCCCATGCGTACGTCACTCCCGCGCGCCGCAACGAAGGGCCGCCGCACTACCAACGCGCACAGGGCCTGCTGGGCGCCAACTTCCTTCGCAAGGACGGCAGTTGGGCGATCCGGCGCATCCTGCCGGGCGAGTCGTCCGACTCCAGGGCCCGTTCACCGCTGGCCGGTACGGGCATCCGCGAGGGCGCCGTGCTCACCCATGTCGACGGACGGCCGGTCGATCCGGTCGCCGGTCCGTATCCGCTGCTCGCGGGGGCGGGCGGTACGACGGTGGAGTTGACGTTCGCGTCGGCGGACGGCGAAGGGCATGCGCGCCGGGTCGCTGTGGTCCCGTTGATCGACGAGCGGCCGCTCCGCTACCAGGACTGGGTGGCCAAACGCCGTGAGGTCGTACGGGAGTTGAGCCACGGCAAGTGCGGCTACCTGCACATCCCCGACATGGGCGGCTCGGGCTGGGCCCAGTTCAACCGCGACCTGCGCATGGAGATGTCCCGTCCCGCCCTCATCGTCGACGTACGCGGCAACGCCGGCGGCCACATCAGCGAGCTGGTCGTAGAGAAGCTCACCCGCACGATCCTGGGCTGGGACGTAACGCGTAACGCCCAGCCGGTGTCGTACACCTCCAACGCCCCACGCGGCCCGGTCGTCGCCCTCGCCGACGAATCGACGTCCTCGGACGGCGACATGATCACGGCCGCCTTCAAACTCCTCAAACTCGGCCCGGTGGTGGGCCAACGCACCTGGGGCGGCGTAGTGGGCATGACCGGCCGCCACCGCCTCGGCGACGGCACAACCATCACGGTGCCCATGAACGCGGCATGGTTCGACGCCTACGGCTGGTCCGTAGAAAACCACGGCGTAAGCCCGGACTTGCCCATACTCCGCACCCCCCTGGACTGGGCAGAAGGCCGCCACGCCCAACTATCCGACGCAGTCCACCTGGCCCTGAACCTCCTGACGGACCACCCAGCAGCAACTCCCCCAGACCACCACCACATCCCAGACCGCACCCGCCCAAACCTCCCACCGAGGTGA
- a CDS encoding SDR family oxidoreductase produces MRRGTNLEGQVAVVTGAARGVGELLARKLSARGAKVALVGLEPDELKRVAGRLHTEGGHWYADVTDHEAMLRVAAEVEERFGKVDIVVANAGVATGGTFAGSDPEAWRRVIEVNLIGSAVTARAFLPALLASRGYLLQIASLAALTPAPMMTAYCASKAGVEAYAHSLRTEVGHKGVRVGVGYLSWTDTDMVRGADQDDVMRELRQRMPWPAGKTYPLGPAVDRIVAGIERRSSHVYGQWWLRGVQGVRGYLPGLVATVGRREMRRFEPRLGKIRTGLVGAGGAADEAARDGVRNAVRNRT; encoded by the coding sequence ATGAGGCGCGGGACAAACCTGGAAGGGCAGGTCGCCGTCGTCACCGGAGCGGCGCGAGGTGTCGGCGAACTCCTCGCGCGCAAGCTCTCCGCACGCGGCGCGAAAGTCGCGCTGGTCGGCCTCGAGCCGGACGAGCTGAAGCGGGTCGCCGGGCGGCTGCACACCGAGGGCGGCCACTGGTACGCCGATGTCACCGACCACGAGGCGATGCTCCGGGTCGCGGCCGAGGTCGAGGAGCGGTTCGGGAAGGTCGACATCGTCGTCGCCAACGCGGGCGTCGCGACCGGCGGAACCTTCGCCGGCTCCGACCCCGAGGCCTGGCGCCGCGTCATCGAGGTCAACCTCATCGGTTCGGCGGTGACCGCCCGCGCCTTCCTGCCCGCCCTGCTCGCGAGCCGCGGCTATCTGCTGCAGATCGCCTCGCTCGCCGCGCTCACACCCGCGCCGATGATGACGGCGTACTGCGCGTCCAAGGCGGGCGTCGAGGCGTACGCGCACAGCTTGCGCACCGAGGTCGGCCACAAGGGCGTACGCGTCGGGGTCGGTTATCTGTCGTGGACCGACACCGACATGGTGCGCGGGGCCGATCAGGACGACGTGATGCGGGAGTTGAGGCAGCGGATGCCGTGGCCGGCCGGCAAGACGTATCCGCTGGGGCCCGCCGTCGACCGGATCGTGGCCGGGATCGAGCGGCGGTCGAGTCATGTGTACGGGCAGTGGTGGCTGCGGGGTGTGCAGGGTGTACGGGGCTATCTGCCGGGGCTCGTTGCGACGGTGGGGCGGCGGGAGATGCGGCGGTTCGAGCCTCGGCTCGGGAAGATCCGTACGGGGCTTGTCGGTGCGGGTGGGGCGGCTGATGAGGCGGCGCGCGATGGGGTGCGCAATGCGGTGCGTAACCGAACGTAA